The genomic stretch CCCGGGTCCTGGCCATGACACCCTGTCTGGGGTATAAAAGAGCCGACCACTCCTCTCGGCTCACTCCCCGTCTGGAGGTGTTGGCGGCCGCTTGATTTCGGAGCAGCACCGCCTGAGGATGGCGACGCTCGTAGAGACCGCAGACCCGCAGCCGACCTGCAGCGGCGATTTAATCACGTCTTCTCCCTCCTCGTCCAGCCTTTCGCACCGCTTTCTCGATAACAAATTTTACCTGCTGGTGGTGATCGGCGAAATCGTCACGGAGGAGCACCTGAAGTGTGCCATTGCAGATATCGAGAGAGGTAAGAGCAGAAATGCGCAGTGGCCAACACGGCAGGGACAATAGCGGAGGCGAGGGGATGAGTAGAAGGACACAGTGTATCGGATATTGatcacaaaagaaagaaaggaaaccgAATAGATTCTCACCCCAGAATGTGAACGCAATGGCATTGGGCTGCTCTGTCACCTTGAACAAACCTCTGCGCTGCATTGGTTGTCACGGGCACTACAGTCCCCTGCACCCAGcgacaatactaataatacgaACAACATCCCCTTGTATGTCGTGATCAGCCgtgtctgtgctgtagtgcCCCTCCCTGCGCCGCAACCTGCGCTGCTGCAGATCACGCAGAGGGCATCGGCTCCCGCATCTGGGCAGAGACCTGGCCTCACACGGTACAAGTTTCACAAGGGAACTCGTTATTTCTTGTGCTAGATTCAGAGATTAATAATCCCAGTCATCTGAGTACCTGCTGTGAACGACCAGCGCAAGTGATGCTGCATTTGAATGATTCAGCCTTTATTGTGTAGCTCCTCGCCGCTTCACTGTTCAGTGGAGAGGTTTCCTCCGCAATAAGCGGCTCCTGTCGGGGTGTGCAGTGTCTGTTCATGTGCAGTGTTcatgtgcagtgtctgtgttcatgtgcagtgtctgtgttcatgtgcagtgtctgtgttcatgtgcagtgtcagtgttcatgtgcagtgtcagtgttcatgtgcagtgtcagtgttcatgtgcagtgtcagtgttcatgtgcagtgtcagttcatgtgcagtgtctgtgttcatgtgcagtgtctgtgttcatgtgcagtgtctgtgttcatgtgcagtgtctgtgttcatgtgcagtgtctgtgttcatGTGCAGTGTCTGTtcatgtgcagtgtcagtgttcatgtgcagtgtctgtgttcatgtgcagtgtctgtgttcatGTGCAGTGTCTGTTCATGTGCAGTGTCTGTTCATGTGCAGTGCTAGTGTCAGTGCTAGTGTTCAGTATTCATGTACCGGCTCTTTGTTCGACTACCGAGGCATTCAGCCATTGCTGGGCTCTGCCGAACAGGGGGCAGCGTTTGGGATATTTTCCTGCTGCTTTCTTTCCCCTCCGCTGCAGGGCGATACTTTGTAATATAAAGACACAATTGCAACTGATGTGTCTGTGTCCATCTCATGAGAAACGCACTGAACCGGACAGTGGCACCCCGGGGACCGCATGCGGCGACAGCGCGCTTTATCACGGGCGGTCGGTAAGCGGCGCTCCGGACGGACGGACCCCCGTCGCTGCTCTTGTGTGACAGACTGACTTGCGTGTGACTCGCGGGGGCCGGCGAGGCTGCTCCCTGTGCGACCCCGCAATGTGCGCCTGTGAATCACGCAGGACAGAGGCGCGTCCGTCTCTCCATCATCTGTCAGCGCCCCTCCGGTACCGGCGAGTGGGCGTGGCTCGGTCCGCACTGCGGTCCCTACGGAAACTCGCAGCGGACCTTTCGCCAGAAAAGGGCGTTTCAGCATCCGAGCCCGAGAGGATGCGCCTCACGTACAGACAGGTCGCACTAAAACAACGTCGCCTGCCAGTGCTGGAGGATTACaaagagagcgagcgagagagagagataaatagCAAATACACGTCAAGAAAAGCATGTTCGTTAGTTagaaatatatacatgcatttaCTTTTTA from Amia ocellicauda isolate fAmiCal2 chromosome 8, fAmiCal2.hap1, whole genome shotgun sequence encodes the following:
- the map1b gene encoding microtubule-associated protein 1B isoform X2, producing MATLVETADPQPTCSGDLITSSPSSSSLSHRFLDNKFYLLVVIGEIVTEEHLKCAIADIERGIRSWDTNLVECNLDQELKLFVSRHSARFSPDVRDHSPVSVLSSVIPP